Within Kineosporia sp. NBRC 101731, the genomic segment CCTTCGCCAAAGGTGGAAAGTCCTGCCCCTGCAACCTTGTCCCGCTGTGCCGATTCCACCATCGCCTCAAGACCCACGCAGCCTGGACACCGCGCCTGACCCGCCCCGACGAGCCCTATCCAGAAGGGACCATCGAATGGCGCAGCCGCCTGGGCCAGCACCACATCGAGATTCCCGAACCGCTACCCGGCGAACCCGACCGCGCCACCCGGGACCGCATCCGTCAGGAGGAATGGCAGCAAGAACTACGGCGCGTCGACCCCCGTGACCGCCCGGACCCGGCGGTCCCCGAGCAGTACGGGGGAGAACCGCCCTTCTGAGGGTGCCACCGGAAGATCACGTGAATCCGGTGACTATCTCTGTGGTCATGGATTTCGCGGATACGTGAGGGTGTCGACGGTGAGGTAGGTGGTGGGACAGGTAGTGACGTGGTCGACGTGGTCGACGTGGTCGAGTTCCCGCACGCTGGTCCTTCGGCTCGGACGGACGGCGGCCTGGTTGCTTCGGGGCGGGCTGCCGGCTGTGCCGGTACACGGACGGGCGTCGCGATGCACCTCGTCCAGCCCCTCTGTCGTATGAAGGACTCTGCGGGATTCTTCCGGCGCGGGCGTCCCGGGCACCCGGGCCTGGACTATTCTGCTGACTCCGCTAAAAGTGCTGAAGCAGTTCGTGATTCGATCAGTGAAGAGCTGGCAACCGTAGCTTCCACGAAAGCGTCAACCATCCACACCAGGGTAACAAGTCCCTTTTGTCGCCCAGTGGTCGGGAAAATCGTTGACTTGATTGTCGACAACCGACTTGGGTGAGTGATCGGCAACTGGGTTCGCTGTGGCAAGAACGCTGTGGCAAGAACGCTGTGGCAAGAACGCTATGGCAAGAACGCTATGGCAAGAACAGAGCCGTACAACTGAGGAGCCGGCGATGCGCAGACCGTTCCGGGGATCGATCGTGCTGTTCGTCGCGGCGCTGACATTGGCCGCCTGCGGGGGATCCGACGAGTCGTCCGAACCGGGCGGCACGACGACTGTGAAGGTGGGCCTGGTGCCCATTCTCGACGTTGCCCCCGTCTACCTGGGGGTTGAACAGGGATTCTTCGAGAAACAAGGGCTGAAGCTCGAACTGCAGACCGCCCAGGGTGGAGCCGCCATCGTGCCCGGGGGTGGTGAGTGGTCAGTACGATTTCGGTTTCAGTAACACCACGTCACTGCTGGTCGCCGCCTCGCAGGGGCTTCCGCTGAAGGTGGTCGGCGAGGGGGTGGCCTCGACCGGCGAGAAGGGCAAGGACTTCGGCGGCTGCTGGACACGGCCCGCAGCTACGGGTTCCGCCGGGTGACACTGCTGCGTGCCGTGGTGCTGCGCGCCGTGAGCCCACAGATCGCGGCCGGGGCCCGGCAGGCGCTGTTGATCGCGGTGATCCTCATGGTGATCAGTGAGCTGTTCGGTGCCAATCACGGCCTGGGTGCGTCGGTCGTGCAGTTCCAGCGGGGTTTCGCCATACCGCAGATGTGGACGGGCATCATCGTGCTCGGTCTGCTCGGGGTGGCGCTGTCCGTGATCTTCCGCATCGTCGAACATCGCGCGCTGGCCTGGTACCGGGGCCAGCGGCAGGCAGATCGGGGAGTCTGATGGCCGGCGGAACTCATGAGAGCAAGTCCGAGACCGCCCTGGATATAAGGAAACTCAGCAAGATCTACGACGGGCACGGTCGGCGGGTGGAGGCGATCCGGGAGCTGAGTTTCACCGTCCGCCGGGGCGAGCTGCTCACCGTGGTCGGGCCCTCGGGTGCCGGCAAGACCACGCTGCTGAGGTGTATCTGCGGTCTGCTGGAGCCCACGGGTGGTGAGGTGCTGCTCGACGGGGTGAAGGTCATCGGGCCGCCGCGGGACCTGGCCATGGTGTTCCAGGAATACGGCCGCAGCCTGTTTCCCTGGATGACGGTGCGGCAGAACGTGGAACGTCCGCTCATCGAGAAAGGTCTGGGCCGGGCCGAGCGCCGGGCCGTGGTGAGCGACGCCCTGGCCGCGGTGGGGCTGCTGGACAGCCACGACGCGCATCCCTGGCAGCTGTCCGGCGGCATGCAGCAGCGGGTCGCGATCGCCCGGGCCGTCGCCTACCGGCCGGGCGTGCTGGTGATGGACGAGCCGTTCGCCGCGGTCGACGCGCAGACTCGCGCCGATCTGGAAGACCTGGTGCGGGGCCTGTGGCGGCACCTGGGGGTCACGATCGTCTTCGTCACCCACGACATCGACGAGGCGGTCTACCTGGGTGAGCGGGTGCTGGTGCTGTCGGACCGGCCCACGGTACTTCTCCAGGACGTCACCGTGGACCTGCCCGACGAGCGCGACCAGCTCACCACCCGCTCCGACGCCCGGTTCGCGACGTTGCGGGCGCAGGTGTACCGGCTGATCCAGCAGGCGAAGGAGGGGGTCAGGAGCCGTCCCGCAGATTCTCCAGCCGAACGTCTGTGAAGGTGACCTCGTCGAACCTCACCCGGCAGCCCTCGCCTACCGGCGACTGGGCCAGGAACCCGATCCGCAGGTCGGCCATCGATCCCTCGGGGATGGCGAAATAGCGCACCATCGGCCAGGTCTTGCCGTCCAGGGAGGCATGGTAGGCGAATGCCCCGTCGATGCGCGAGACCCGTAGCCAGACCGACTCCCCGGCCACCACGAAGGCGTTCGAGTCGTCGGCGACGCCCCGGCAGACCACCGAGACCACCATCGGCTCACCGGCCGGGGAGTACTCGAAACAGAGCTTTCCCCAGTGCAGCTCGTCGAACCAGAGCACCAGGACACCGGCGTCGAAGTCGGCGGCGAAGTCCACGGTGACGCGGGCCGTGAGCTGGAAGTCGCCATCGGGGGCGGGAGCCAGCAGGGTGGCCGCGTCGTGCTTCGGCGCGGCCACACCTGCCGGGTCGACGAAGACGTCGGACCTCGGTAGCGCGGTGGTGCTGATCGACCCTCCGCCCGGCTCGAGATTCCAGTCCGAGCCGGGCGAGGGAACGAGGTGGAAGGGCGGTCCGGGAGTGTCGGGCGTCATGCCCGAATCCTTCCAGATCCGCTGACCCGTCAGTCCAGGGGTTCCTCGTCGACGAACCGCCGGATCACGTTCCCGGTGATCCGGGAGATCACCGGGT encodes:
- a CDS encoding ABC transporter ATP-binding protein encodes the protein MAGGTHESKSETALDIRKLSKIYDGHGRRVEAIRELSFTVRRGELLTVVGPSGAGKTTLLRCICGLLEPTGGEVLLDGVKVIGPPRDLAMVFQEYGRSLFPWMTVRQNVERPLIEKGLGRAERRAVVSDALAAVGLLDSHDAHPWQLSGGMQQRVAIARAVAYRPGVLVMDEPFAAVDAQTRADLEDLVRGLWRHLGVTIVFVTHDIDEAVYLGERVLVLSDRPTVLLQDVTVDLPDERDQLTTRSDARFATLRAQVYRLIQQAKEGVRSRPADSPAERL
- a CDS encoding DUF1349 domain-containing protein, whose translation is MTPDTPGPPFHLVPSPGSDWNLEPGGGSISTTALPRSDVFVDPAGVAAPKHDAATLLAPAPDGDFQLTARVTVDFAADFDAGVLVLWFDELHWGKLCFEYSPAGEPMVVSVVCRGVADDSNAFVVAGESVWLRVSRIDGAFAYHASLDGKTWPMVRYFAIPEGSMADLRIGFLAQSPVGEGCRVRFDEVTFTDVRLENLRDGS